One stretch of Pirellulales bacterium DNA includes these proteins:
- a CDS encoding SLC13 family permease gives MNFALGAVLILLVAAIVMFAINRPRMDAVALIMLTLLPFSGVLTINEALAGFSDANIVLIAALFVIGDGLVRTGVALQLGDWMTARAGGSDVRLLALLMLVVCGLGATMSSTAVTAIFIPVVLRIAQSTGASASQLMMPLSMAALISGMTTLVATAPNLVVNSELVSYLERRGDLNPAGFHFFSFTPFGAPILILAIVYMLFARRWLANDAPAPGQVSRQPTLAQWINDYQLAAREHRVRIQPHSPLANKKIEELQLKNDFGAVIVAIDRRGRLIQPTPQTTLLVDDLLLVDLLAPEREVAELRSEYQLAEIPLSGNYFADRSQDIGLVEVILHDKSDLIGKTPAQSRLRDRTGLTIIGLRRGQAAVESLLAHEKLQLGDTLLLVGPWRSIKNLQTGGRDFVLLDLPAEFHQLLPVQGKAPHAVACLLLVVGLMVSGIIPNVQAALIGCLLMGWSGCVTLESAYRSIDWKTIVLIVGMLPFSTALQRTGGVDLASDALMQICGGMGTYGILATLFAMTAILGMFISNTATAVLMAPIALAVGSELGASPYPFAMIVALAASTAFMTPVSSPVNTLVVTPGNYSFGDFVRVGVPFSLIVMVVSVLLVPQLLPLFPAP, from the coding sequence ATGAATTTTGCGCTTGGGGCGGTCTTGATTCTCTTGGTGGCGGCCATCGTGATGTTCGCCATTAATCGACCGCGGATGGACGCGGTGGCGCTCATCATGTTAACCCTGCTGCCGTTTTCCGGCGTCCTGACCATCAATGAGGCCTTGGCCGGCTTTAGCGACGCCAATATTGTCCTCATTGCCGCCCTCTTTGTCATTGGCGATGGCCTGGTCCGCACCGGCGTCGCCCTGCAACTGGGGGATTGGATGACCGCGCGTGCCGGCGGCAGTGACGTGCGGTTATTGGCCTTGCTGATGTTGGTGGTTTGCGGCTTGGGAGCCACCATGAGTTCCACCGCGGTGACGGCGATTTTTATACCCGTGGTGCTACGCATCGCCCAGAGCACCGGCGCATCCGCCAGCCAGTTGATGATGCCCCTCAGCATGGCCGCGCTGATTAGCGGGATGACCACGCTAGTGGCCACGGCTCCTAATCTGGTCGTGAATAGCGAGCTGGTCAGTTATCTGGAACGACGGGGAGACTTGAATCCCGCCGGATTTCATTTTTTTAGTTTTACCCCTTTTGGAGCGCCGATTCTCATCCTGGCTATTGTGTATATGCTGTTTGCGCGGCGGTGGCTGGCCAATGACGCCCCCGCTCCCGGTCAAGTTTCCCGGCAGCCGACGCTCGCGCAATGGATTAACGATTATCAACTGGCCGCCCGCGAACACCGCGTGCGGATTCAGCCGCATTCCCCCTTGGCGAACAAAAAAATTGAGGAATTGCAGTTAAAAAATGATTTTGGCGCGGTGATTGTGGCCATTGATCGGCGGGGACGCTTAATCCAACCTACGCCACAAACCACGCTCTTAGTTGATGATCTTTTACTGGTGGATTTATTGGCCCCCGAGCGGGAAGTGGCCGAACTGCGTTCGGAGTATCAATTGGCCGAAATACCCCTATCGGGAAATTATTTTGCCGATCGCTCCCAGGATATCGGTCTGGTCGAAGTAATATTGCACGATAAATCCGACTTGATCGGCAAAACCCCCGCCCAGTCCCGCCTCCGCGATCGCACCGGATTGACCATCATCGGCCTGCGCCGCGGCCAAGCCGCCGTGGAATCCCTCTTGGCCCACGAAAAATTGCAATTAGGGGATACGCTGCTCCTGGTCGGGCCCTGGCGCTCAATTAAAAATTTGCAAACCGGCGGGAGGGACTTTGTGCTGTTGGACCTCCCCGCGGAATTTCACCAATTATTGCCGGTTCAGGGAAAAGCTCCGCACGCCGTCGCTTGTTTGTTATTGGTGGTGGGCCTGATGGTCAGCGGCATCATTCCCAATGTGCAGGCCGCGCTCATCGGCTGCCTGCTCATGGGCTGGTCCGGCTGTGTGACCCTGGAAAGCGCATACCGCTCGATCGATTGGAAAACCATTGTGTTGATCGTGGGAATGTTGCCCTTTTCCACCGCGCTGCAACGCACGGGAGGGGTGGATCTGGCGTCCGACGCCCTCATGCAAATCTGCGGCGGAATGGGAACTTACGGCATATTGGCGACCTTGTTCGCGATGACCGCCATTCTGGGAATGTTTATTTCCAACACTGCCACCGCCGTGCTGATGGCACCGATCGCGCTGGCTGTGGGGTCGGAACTGGGGGCGTCACCCTATCCCTTTGCCATGATTGTGGCCCTGGCCGCCTCGACCGCGTTTATGACGCCGGTTTCTTCGCCGGTCAACACCTTGGTCGTTACGCCGGGAAATTATTCCTTTGGCGATTTTGTGCGCGTGGGGGTCCCCTTTAGTTTGATCGTTATGGTTGTTAGCGTCTTGCTGGTGCCGCAGTTGCTCCCGCTCTTTCCCGCGCCTTAA
- a CDS encoding DUF1802 family protein, whose amino-acid sequence MPQLPPSPWALKDWAAVCAALLRGKQTLLLRKGGIAEEPEGLRFDHSSFWVFPTQFHQNSEALQPSARDWTPVAQSWAESPGRLMLPVFLQSVAVRQICSLDQLAPFAAWHVLSPATVEQRFLYRQPGLWLVLVRAYEPAVPLILENPDQYGGCKSWVRLPEPHEPLHPRVIVGDEQFADMQREFLAE is encoded by the coding sequence ATGCCGCAATTGCCCCCATCTCCCTGGGCCTTAAAGGACTGGGCCGCCGTCTGTGCCGCCCTCTTGCGGGGAAAACAAACCCTGCTTTTGCGTAAAGGGGGGATTGCCGAAGAGCCGGAAGGACTTCGCTTTGATCATTCTTCCTTTTGGGTCTTTCCCACGCAATTTCACCAAAACTCAGAAGCTTTACAGCCATCCGCGCGGGATTGGACGCCTGTTGCCCAATCCTGGGCCGAGTCCCCCGGCCGATTAATGTTGCCAGTTTTTTTGCAATCAGTCGCGGTCCGACAAATTTGCTCCTTGGACCAATTAGCTCCTTTCGCCGCTTGGCATGTTTTGTCCCCCGCAACCGTGGAGCAACGATTTTTGTATCGTCAGCCGGGTTTGTGGCTGGTATTGGTGCGGGCATATGAACCCGCAGTTCCGTTGATCCTGGAGAACCCCGATCAATACGGAGGATGCAAAAGCTGGGTAAGGCTACCCGAGCCACACGAGCCGCTCCATCCCCGCGTCATCGTGGGGGATGAACAGTTTGCCGACATGCAGCGGGAGTTTTTAGCCGAATAG
- a CDS encoding CBS domain-containing protein: MAATCARSFKVRKAFRSPGTSMIEVVLVLAACSAVLLIGYELFGRELLQRLDFAGGAAIAKTVDNAIPNQPLIRTELVLLLLGLVVVISYAISLRKKLYQQKDFHAPPLDPQQLQEIENRRYNKRQQIFKVLEADLDALFLSHMEVKQLMSQPVNYVLPETTVQEVRNLMKAEQVHHYAVCNATGELLGVVSDRDVLRSHNTTAVADIMSQNPVTVRANTRVNPAITMMINHGFSCLLVTDEKKLVGVLTTTDLVMTLQAALQILSKNEQQTLEKLSQATPIASV, encoded by the coding sequence ATGGCAGCAACATGTGCTCGCAGCTTCAAGGTTCGCAAGGCTTTTCGCTCCCCAGGGACCAGCATGATCGAGGTGGTCCTGGTTCTGGCGGCGTGTAGCGCGGTATTACTCATCGGCTATGAACTGTTTGGCCGGGAATTGCTGCAGCGATTGGATTTTGCGGGAGGGGCCGCAATCGCCAAAACCGTTGATAACGCCATCCCCAATCAACCCTTGATCCGCACCGAATTGGTGCTCTTGCTGCTGGGACTGGTGGTGGTTATTAGCTATGCCATTTCCCTACGCAAGAAGTTATATCAACAAAAGGATTTTCACGCTCCACCGCTGGATCCGCAGCAATTGCAAGAAATCGAAAATCGCCGTTATAACAAACGCCAGCAAATTTTTAAGGTGCTCGAGGCCGATCTGGATGCGTTGTTTCTCAGTCACATGGAAGTCAAGCAACTCATGAGCCAACCAGTGAATTATGTCCTGCCGGAAACGACCGTTCAGGAAGTTCGCAATCTGATGAAGGCCGAGCAAGTCCACCATTACGCGGTATGTAACGCCACGGGGGAACTGTTGGGAGTTGTTAGTGATCGTGATGTATTGCGCAGCCATAATACCACCGCCGTGGCCGACATCATGTCGCAAAATCCCGTAACAGTACGGGCCAATACCCGTGTCAATCCCGCGATTACCATGATGATCAATCATGGGTTTTCGTGCTTGTTGGTCACGGACGAGAAAAAACTAGTCGGCGTGCTGACCACCACCGATCTGGTCATGACACTGCAAGCGGCCTTGCAAATCCTGTCAAAGAATGAACAGCAAACACTGGAAAAACTGTCGCAGGCCACGCCCATCGCCAGCGTCTAA
- a CDS encoding response regulator transcription factor, with protein sequence MSAGTHQILTVEDDAAIRRGIVDALRFAGYQPFEAATGDLGLRMATARGYDLLLLDLVLPGCHGLDILKAVHRIRPNQPVIILSALGDEQDRVAGLRLGADDYVVKPFSVKELLARVEAVLRRSPERPQELQTIEIPTGIIDLERAEIRYKNGERAELSEKELELIRYLAGNSGRAISRDELLQRVWQLSPRGLATRTIDMHVMRLREKLRDNSADPRIVLTVRGKGYMFAHVEGE encoded by the coding sequence ATGAGCGCCGGCACGCACCAAATCTTGACCGTGGAAGATGACGCCGCCATCCGTCGAGGGATTGTTGACGCGTTACGATTTGCCGGATATCAACCCTTTGAGGCGGCCACTGGAGACCTGGGCCTGCGAATGGCCACCGCGCGGGGGTACGACCTGCTGTTATTGGATTTGGTGCTGCCCGGATGCCATGGTTTGGACATTCTAAAGGCGGTCCACCGCATCCGGCCCAATCAACCTGTGATCATTTTGTCGGCGTTGGGGGATGAGCAGGATCGGGTGGCCGGGCTGCGCCTGGGAGCGGATGATTACGTGGTCAAACCCTTTAGCGTGAAGGAGTTGTTGGCGCGGGTAGAGGCTGTGTTGCGTCGCTCCCCCGAACGGCCGCAAGAACTGCAAACCATTGAAATTCCCACGGGGATAATCGATCTGGAACGGGCCGAAATTCGTTACAAGAATGGCGAACGGGCCGAATTATCCGAAAAAGAGTTAGAGCTGATTCGGTATTTAGCGGGAAATTCGGGCCGGGCGATTTCGCGGGATGAATTGTTGCAACGGGTCTGGCAACTTAGTCCGCGGGGACTGGCCACCCGCACGATTGATATGCACGTCATGCGACTTCGCGAAAAACTGCGCGATAATTCGGCTGATCCGCGGATTGTCCTGACCGTGCGCGGCAAGGGATACATGTTTGCCCACGTCGAGGGGGAGTGA
- a CDS encoding ATP-binding protein, with protein MFSLRPWQIWLAGAALLFMVVSALSWLSVRAIQADQAEQNAQAQAIQEENIRLALWRIDTQMAALINDESSRPIYNYQSVFVLNTPTVTNYDTQSNESVTNSVACVSPLIVPHAPEITTYFQCEPSGKLTCPSVPEPELRKFLIPQQLTVEDFDAAEVQLAKLRPLLDYQLLLKNLPNPELTGSSWQVQSIPVQPFVISQQNAVQNTDYNATLSNPPPAGQSAIPNGPLLPEPTTWNIAAGNPAAGGGVAGNGVAGNGGAGGGNPGALTEEYAGNPPGQSPSNSPVTSDSVQQQEPLYWTIPRLTPAPSQSVVPPLVPLQQAGQLTALTAGPVPPLPRYSTQPSPSNESLPGVANTTPLNSLVINNSAGNVSNSSTGYDGKSSQSQSSYFVTPKDVSSRAVKKSQNRSYASEPEALPPEKGSQFDNGSIDKSSSAGDSSNVVANGTQSEKNWNEYQLRALFLEQNSLNKRFNNNDLDQQLVNSYIQQRDAGQNWTLDVRMSRMTPLWVGGELILARRVHWQNRELIQGCWLNWPTLRTKLLEVVEDILPQAQLVAVNAKDPETQQHLLAALPVELLPGDLGAPAKSAANFSSLQWALILAWSSLALAVGAVALIGQGIITLSERRAAFVSAVTHELRTPLTTFRMYAEMLAEDMVHDERQRRSYCDTLRGEADRLSHLVENVLAYARLERGGPGKRRILITVAELAKIATERLDTRLRQAEMELVEEISPPSTAQKILADPGAVEQILFNLIDNAAKYAATAVDRRVVFSAAVESNWLRLKVRDFGPGISPAARAKLFEPFNKSAADAAGSAPGVGLGLALSRRLAREMGGDLRICPGSDGTCFELLLPLGSSEQSPPPTA; from the coding sequence ATGTTTTCACTTCGTCCTTGGCAAATTTGGTTGGCTGGCGCGGCGCTATTATTCATGGTGGTTTCCGCCCTGAGCTGGCTATCGGTCCGCGCCATCCAGGCCGATCAGGCCGAACAAAACGCCCAGGCCCAGGCGATTCAAGAGGAAAACATCCGCTTGGCGTTGTGGCGCATCGACACGCAGATGGCGGCCTTGATCAATGACGAAAGCTCGCGACCGATTTACAACTATCAATCGGTGTTTGTGCTCAATACTCCCACCGTGACAAATTATGATACACAGTCAAATGAGAGCGTCACGAATTCCGTGGCGTGTGTCTCGCCGTTGATTGTGCCGCATGCCCCGGAGATTACGACCTATTTTCAATGTGAACCCAGCGGCAAACTTACCTGCCCCAGCGTGCCTGAACCGGAATTGCGCAAATTTCTCATTCCCCAACAACTGACAGTCGAGGACTTTGACGCCGCCGAAGTACAGCTCGCCAAATTGCGGCCGCTTTTAGATTACCAATTATTGTTAAAAAATCTCCCCAACCCCGAGTTAACCGGCTCAAGCTGGCAAGTGCAATCCATTCCCGTGCAGCCATTTGTAATTTCGCAGCAGAATGCTGTGCAGAACACGGACTATAACGCCACACTTTCCAATCCGCCTCCGGCCGGCCAATCCGCCATACCCAACGGTCCCCTCCTGCCCGAGCCTACCACCTGGAATATTGCCGCCGGCAATCCTGCTGCTGGTGGAGGTGTTGCTGGCAATGGTGTTGCTGGCAATGGTGGTGCTGGCGGAGGAAATCCTGGCGCGCTCACGGAGGAATATGCAGGAAATCCCCCGGGACAGTCGCCGTCAAACTCCCCTGTGACGTCCGATTCAGTTCAACAGCAGGAACCGCTGTATTGGACGATTCCACGGTTAACTCCCGCGCCCAGCCAGTCCGTCGTCCCCCCACTTGTCCCTTTGCAACAAGCGGGTCAACTAACCGCTCTTACGGCGGGGCCGGTTCCCCCGCTTCCCCGGTATTCAACCCAGCCCAGCCCGTCAAATGAATCGCTTCCCGGCGTGGCAAATACAACCCCGTTGAATTCGTTAGTCATCAATAACTCCGCGGGAAACGTGTCCAATTCTTCCACGGGCTATGATGGCAAGTCTAGCCAATCCCAATCGAGCTACTTTGTCACGCCCAAGGATGTCTCCAGCCGGGCTGTTAAAAAGTCGCAAAATCGCAGCTATGCCAGTGAACCCGAGGCGCTCCCCCCCGAAAAAGGGTCTCAATTCGATAACGGTTCCATAGACAAATCTTCCTCCGCCGGGGATTCTTCGAATGTGGTCGCCAATGGCACTCAATCCGAAAAGAACTGGAATGAATATCAATTGCGGGCGTTGTTTTTAGAGCAAAACTCCCTCAACAAACGTTTCAATAACAACGACTTGGATCAACAACTGGTCAATAGCTATATTCAACAACGGGACGCGGGTCAGAACTGGACGTTGGACGTGCGCATGTCGCGGATGACCCCGCTGTGGGTGGGGGGGGAATTAATTCTGGCGCGAAGGGTGCATTGGCAGAATCGCGAATTGATCCAGGGATGCTGGCTGAACTGGCCCACGCTGCGGACAAAGTTATTGGAGGTGGTGGAGGACATTTTGCCCCAAGCCCAACTGGTCGCGGTCAATGCCAAGGATCCGGAAACCCAACAACATCTGCTGGCGGCGTTGCCGGTGGAGTTGCTACCCGGGGATCTGGGCGCGCCGGCCAAATCCGCCGCCAATTTTTCCTCCTTGCAATGGGCATTGATATTGGCCTGGAGTTCGCTGGCCCTGGCGGTCGGCGCGGTGGCGCTGATAGGCCAGGGAATCATCACTCTCTCGGAAAGACGGGCGGCATTTGTATCGGCGGTGACGCACGAGTTGCGGACCCCGCTGACAACATTTCGCATGTATGCCGAGATGCTGGCCGAGGACATGGTGCATGATGAACGGCAGCGCCGCAGCTATTGTGATACGCTGCGCGGCGAAGCCGACCGCCTGTCGCATCTGGTCGAAAATGTGCTGGCCTATGCCCGGTTGGAGCGCGGCGGGCCGGGAAAGCGACGGATATTAATCACCGTGGCCGAGTTGGCCAAAATCGCCACCGAGCGTCTGGACACCCGCTTGCGCCAAGCCGAGATGGAACTGGTCGAGGAAATCTCCCCCCCATCCACCGCTCAAAAAATTCTGGCGGACCCGGGGGCGGTGGAACAAATCCTGTTTAATTTGATTGATAACGCCGCCAAATACGCGGCGACAGCCGTTGATCGGCGGGTGGTTTTTTCCGCGGCGGTAGAGTCTAACTGGCTGAGGCTCAAAGTTCGTGATTTTGGCCCGGGGATTTCCCCCGCGGCGCGCGCCAAATTATTTGAGCCGTTCAACAAATCCGCCGCCGACGCCGCGGGTTCCGCTCCGGGGGTCGGCTTGGGATTGGCTTTAAGCCGTCGTTTAGCACGGGAAATGGGGGGCGACTTGCGTATTTGCCCCGGTAGCGACGGCACCTGTTTTGAACTGCTGCTTCCCCTGGGATCCTCCGAGCAGTCCCCGCCCCCCACGGCGTGA